A single Bacillus sp. OxB-1 DNA region contains:
- a CDS encoding uracil/xanthine transporter, with protein sequence MESNQLKWSVTGLAGFQWLFFMFANTVVIPISVGGAFGLEQVEIVSAIQRSFIVTGIACLLQGFAGHRLALMEGQSGLWWGVILSLAATASTLNLDLMTVGGSIAVGILISGVLVMVLGLLGMGEVLKKWFTPIVMFVFLLLLANQLITIFLKGMVGLNTGDAIDLKMAGFSFLLAALTIFIHVRGKGIVSSLNLLIGMTVGWIGTILLFPGEAAETIRTTPFLNWFPWGPPSLEWGIVLTVVITGLLNTTNTVATLKGAEDIFEKETTPSQYKRSFFITGLLTSVSGMLGLVPYAPYASSLGFLQSTGIKERAPFVVGSGLFIILGLVSPLSAFFSTIPHSVGNTVLFVAYLQLFRSALRNIEGLTFEPKTVYRVALPALMGLSIMTLPASVFSTMPELIQPLVSNGLLMGILAALLMEMIYWIGVQMNH encoded by the coding sequence ATGGAGTCAAATCAATTAAAATGGTCAGTTACCGGGCTAGCCGGGTTTCAATGGTTGTTCTTCATGTTTGCCAATACCGTCGTCATCCCGATTTCGGTCGGTGGCGCTTTCGGATTGGAACAAGTCGAGATTGTTTCCGCCATCCAACGTTCTTTCATTGTCACGGGGATTGCGTGCCTGCTCCAAGGGTTTGCGGGGCATCGCTTGGCGCTGATGGAAGGCCAATCCGGACTGTGGTGGGGGGTCATTCTCAGTTTGGCTGCTACGGCAAGCACGTTAAACCTCGATTTAATGACCGTCGGGGGAAGTATTGCCGTCGGTATCCTCATTTCCGGCGTGCTCGTCATGGTGTTGGGCTTACTCGGCATGGGGGAAGTCTTGAAAAAGTGGTTCACCCCGATTGTCATGTTCGTCTTCCTGCTTTTATTGGCCAATCAACTCATCACCATTTTTCTAAAAGGGATGGTCGGCCTGAATACGGGCGATGCCATCGATTTGAAGATGGCCGGCTTTTCATTTCTACTGGCCGCGTTGACAATTTTCATTCATGTGAGGGGGAAAGGGATCGTCAGCAGTTTGAATTTGCTGATCGGAATGACGGTCGGTTGGATCGGGACCATCCTGTTATTTCCGGGGGAAGCTGCGGAGACGATTCGAACGACCCCTTTCCTCAATTGGTTTCCGTGGGGGCCCCCGTCACTGGAATGGGGGATTGTACTTACCGTAGTCATCACGGGCCTGCTGAATACGACAAACACCGTAGCCACGCTAAAAGGGGCGGAGGATATCTTTGAGAAGGAGACGACGCCATCACAATACAAGCGCTCCTTTTTCATCACCGGGTTATTGACGTCTGTCTCGGGGATGCTCGGCCTCGTGCCGTACGCGCCGTATGCGTCGTCATTGGGATTCTTGCAGTCCACCGGGATCAAGGAACGGGCTCCGTTCGTCGTCGGCTCCGGATTATTCATCATTCTCGGGCTGGTGTCGCCTTTAAGCGCATTCTTCTCAACCATCCCGCATAGCGTCGGGAACACGGTGCTATTTGTCGCCTACTTGCAATTGTTCCGCTCCGCCCTCCGCAATATCGAGGGGCTGACATTCGAACCGAAAACCGTTTATCGCGTGGCCTTGCCGGCATTGATGGGGCTCTCCATCATGACGCTGCCCGCCAGCGTCTTCTCCACGATGCCCGAACTGATTCAACCTCTCGTATCGAACGGATTATTGATGGGCATATTGGCCGCCTTGCTGATGGAAATGATCTATTGGATCGGGGTGCAAATGAATCATTAG